A single window of Sparus aurata chromosome 22, fSpaAur1.1, whole genome shotgun sequence DNA harbors:
- the LOC115574046 gene encoding potassium voltage-gated channel subfamily F member 1-like has protein sequence MWGMQRTRYADCNGSEASEETEIVVNIGGVKQVLYGDVLNRYPDTRLAELVDCSLKSSEERSSLCDDYDPDTGEFYFDRDPEAFKCIIELYYYGEIHMKRGICPICFMKEMEFWKIDSDFLDECCKYALKEVEDELAEIAEKVRTILVDREGDPSAAGWQRFQMCLWRLMEKPESSLPAHIIAIVSFIFILVSSVVMCVGTIPDLQVEDSEGNLSEHPTLEVIETVCIGWFTIEYLLRLISSPNKIKFVLAFMNIVDFMAIMPFFVVLILTSFGAGVMELANVQQAVQALRIMRIARIFKLARHSSGLQTLTSALKSSFKELGLLLMYMGVGVFLFSALGYTMEQNHPDTLFTSIPQSFWWAVITMTTVGYGDVYPKTTLGRCNAAISFLCGVIAIALPIHPIINNFVLFYNKQQVLETAAKHEIELMALRSADSAQEAAPGAHKHVCGAGVWDNAMRSCHSDTYIPLLKDPRGAAGIQTPSMDASFESTAEATEYFIS, from the coding sequence ATGTGGGGGATGCAGAGGACGCGGTACGCAGACTGCAACGGCTCCGAGGCCAGCGAGGAGACGGAGATCGTTGTGAACATTGGCGGAGTGAAACAGGTGTTATACGGGGACGTGTTGAATCGCTACCCGGACACCCGGCTGGCAGAGCTGGTGGACTGCTCACTTAAATCCTCTGAAGAAAGGTCCTCACTATGTGACGACTATGACCCTGACACGGgagagttttattttgacagggACCCCGAGGCCTTTAAATGTATAATTGAGCTGTATTATTATGGAGAGATTCACATGAAAAGAGGCATCTGCCCGATTTGTTTCATGAAGGAGATGGAGTTCTGGAAAATCGACTCTGATTTCCTGGATGAATGCTGTAAATACGCcctgaaggaggtggaggatgaaCTTGCGGAGATCGCGGAGAAAGTGAGAACTATCCTGGTGGACCGAGAGGGAGATCCGTCCGCAGCTGGCTGGCAGCGCTTCCAGATGTGCCTCTGGAGGCTGATGGAGAAGCCGGAGTCCTCGCTGCCTGCGCACATCATCGCTATAGTGTCGTTCATCTTCATCCTCGTCTCGTCCGTGGTGATGTGCGTGGGGACCATCCCCGACCTGCAGGTGGAGGACTCGGAGGGTAACCTCTCGGAGCACCCGACTCTGGAGGTCATCGAGACTGTGTGCATCGGCTGGTTCACGATCGAGTACCTGCTGCGTCTGATCTCCTCCCCGAATAAAATCAAATTCGTCCTGGCTTTCATGAACATCGTCGACTTCATGGCGATCATGCCCTTCTTCGTGGTGCTCATTCTGACCTCCTTCGGCGCGGGAGTGATGGAGCTGGCTAACGTGCAGCAGGCGGTGCAGGCTTTACGCATAATGCGCATTGCGCGCATTTTCAAGCTGGCACGACATTCCTCCGGACTCCAGACCCTCACATCTGCCCTGAAGAGCAGCTTCAAAGAGCTCGGGCTGCTCCTCATGTACATGGGCGTGGGGGTCTTCCTTTTCTCCGCACTGGGCTACACCATGGAGCAGAACCACCCGGACACACTCTTCACCAGCATCCCACAGTCGTTCTGGTGGGCTGTGATCACAATGACCACGGTGGGCTATGGAGACGTCTACCCCAAAACCACTTTAGGTCGGTGTAACGCAGCCATCAGCTTCCTGTGCGGGGTGATCGCCATAGCGCTGCCCATACACCCCATCATCAACAATTTCGTGCTGTTCTACAACAAGCAACAGGTGTTGGAGACTGCGGCCAAGCACGAGATTGAGCTGATGGCGCTGCGCTCCGCTGACAGTGCGCAGGAGGCTGCGCCCGGTGCACATAAACATGTCTGCGGCGCAGGGGTGTGGGACAACGCCATGCGTTCCTGTCACAGCGACACATACATCCCCTTACTGAAGGATCCCAGGGGAGCAGCGGGGATCCAGACCCCCAGCATGGACGCGAGCTTTGAGAGCACAGCTGAGGCCACTGAATATTTCATCTCATGA